One window from the genome of Cryobacterium sp. GrIS_2_6 encodes:
- the istA gene encoding IS21 family transposase, with protein sequence MANYRKIMELVLQGRSYNEIVEIVGCSRRDISAVKKTITARSITAGSAESMTDTDIQALFPDGRKRVSDEYEAPDFPAVLRSMKANRHFTLQQSWRKYVGVSGQSKKYGYAQYCHLFGEHLRTNDLVATLQHEPGRAMLIDWAGDTIDLADAVTGETTRAYLFLAVLPFSGALFCHATTNMKSEAWLDAHVRAFSFFGGVPQILVPDNPTTATHRRTQGDTERIVNARYQQLADHYGTAVVPARVRRPRDKAAVESAVNVVNKRVIGYLAEDVFTTLGELNAEIAVRVKEINHDIRRANDTTRWEVFQAEEAAQLGPLPGDRFEEVEWKELKAGRNYHLSCDGQHYSVPFKMAGRLLRVRLTSSRVTVFDGQDIVSEHARKLGRKGQYSTLPEHVPTQHRDIEGLWSRRWFVDRARSFGPATVTVIEQVLDRQKIEAQGYLDCQNILEGLGKRNRGRLEATCQELINQRGHATYSTLKRMMAAIDSDRKRPGPLIPAASTRKPASTVAFRDTLLDVYVRDASHYARGTEEL encoded by the coding sequence ATGGCCAACTACCGGAAGATCATGGAGCTCGTGCTCCAGGGGCGCAGCTACAACGAGATCGTCGAGATCGTCGGGTGCTCCCGGCGCGACATCTCGGCGGTGAAGAAGACCATCACCGCTCGCAGCATCACGGCGGGGTCGGCGGAATCGATGACCGACACCGACATTCAGGCGCTCTTCCCCGACGGGCGTAAACGGGTCTCTGACGAGTACGAGGCCCCGGACTTTCCCGCCGTGCTGCGGTCGATGAAAGCCAACCGGCACTTCACCCTGCAGCAGAGCTGGCGCAAGTATGTCGGTGTCAGCGGGCAGAGCAAGAAGTATGGGTATGCGCAGTACTGCCACCTGTTCGGTGAGCACCTGCGGACCAATGACCTGGTCGCGACGCTGCAGCACGAGCCCGGCCGGGCGATGCTCATCGACTGGGCCGGCGACACCATCGACCTGGCGGACGCGGTCACCGGTGAGACCACCCGCGCCTATCTGTTCCTGGCGGTGCTGCCGTTTTCCGGGGCGCTGTTCTGCCACGCGACGACGAACATGAAGTCCGAGGCCTGGCTTGACGCCCACGTGAGGGCGTTCTCTTTCTTCGGCGGCGTCCCGCAGATCCTCGTCCCGGACAATCCCACCACCGCGACCCACCGGCGCACCCAGGGAGACACGGAACGGATCGTCAACGCCCGCTACCAGCAGCTCGCCGACCACTACGGCACCGCGGTCGTTCCCGCCCGAGTTCGCCGCCCGCGTGACAAGGCGGCCGTGGAATCGGCGGTGAACGTCGTGAACAAACGCGTCATCGGCTACCTCGCCGAGGATGTCTTCACCACCCTCGGCGAGTTGAACGCCGAGATCGCAGTGCGGGTGAAGGAGATCAACCATGACATCCGCCGGGCGAACGACACCACCCGGTGGGAGGTATTTCAGGCCGAGGAAGCCGCCCAGCTGGGCCCACTGCCGGGCGACCGGTTCGAGGAAGTGGAGTGGAAAGAACTCAAGGCCGGCCGCAACTACCACCTCAGCTGCGACGGGCAGCACTACTCCGTCCCGTTCAAGATGGCGGGCCGGCTGCTGCGGGTGAGGCTGACGTCATCACGGGTGACAGTGTTCGACGGTCAGGACATCGTCTCCGAACACGCCCGCAAGCTCGGCCGGAAGGGCCAGTACTCCACCCTCCCCGAGCATGTCCCGACCCAGCACCGCGACATCGAGGGGCTGTGGTCCCGGCGCTGGTTCGTGGACCGCGCCCGCTCCTTCGGCCCGGCGACAGTGACGGTCATCGAGCAGGTCCTCGACCGGCAGAAGATCGAGGCGCAGGGGTATCTGGACTGCCAGAACATCCTCGAGGGCCTCGGCAAAAGGAACCGGGGGCGGCTGGAAGCGACCTGCCAGGAGCTGATCAACCAGCGCGGCCACGCCACGTATTCGACGCTGAAGCGGATGATGGCCGCGATCGACAGCGACCGCAAACGGCCCGGCCCGCTCATCCCCGCGGCCTCGACACGGAAACCGGCCAGCACCGTCGCGTTCCGCGACACCCTTCTGGACGTCTATGTCCGCGACGCCTCCCACTACGCCCGCGGAACGGAAGAACTCTGA
- a CDS encoding ATP-binding protein, translating into MFTSIDYDKFRALRVTHVATRFEELIRDETNDTLTPEQLFLTAIDYALEQRRHSRIEKLIRQAKFPIPNASVAELDYREGRGITPVRMRRYAAHSWRADPTNLLIISPSGGGKSYLACAIGIAACLNEHTVTYARMDDLARRLIISRGDGIAHQRLLNELSDVDLLIIDDFLTVGIDSDAASDLFAVLANREHRLPTVIASQSGPAYWVEALPDRVAADSIVNRLANHSRTINLGRVDMRKLRDDTARANKEHWE; encoded by the coding sequence ATGTTCACCAGCATCGACTACGACAAATTCCGGGCCCTGAGGGTCACCCACGTCGCGACCCGGTTCGAGGAACTCATCCGGGACGAGACCAACGACACCCTCACCCCGGAACAGCTGTTTCTGACCGCGATCGACTACGCGCTCGAGCAGCGACGACACAGCCGGATCGAGAAACTCATCCGGCAGGCGAAGTTCCCGATCCCGAACGCGTCGGTCGCTGAGCTCGACTACCGCGAAGGCCGTGGCATCACCCCGGTCCGGATGCGCCGATACGCGGCTCATTCCTGGCGGGCCGATCCGACGAACCTGCTCATCATCTCGCCCAGCGGCGGCGGCAAGAGCTATCTCGCCTGCGCGATCGGGATCGCCGCCTGCCTGAACGAGCACACCGTCACCTACGCACGGATGGACGACCTCGCCCGGCGCCTGATCATCAGCCGAGGCGATGGCATCGCCCACCAGCGACTGCTCAACGAGCTCTCCGACGTCGACCTGCTCATCATCGACGACTTCCTCACCGTCGGCATCGACAGCGACGCCGCCAGCGACCTGTTCGCGGTGCTGGCGAACAGGGAGCACCGCCTACCGACCGTGATCGCCTCCCAGTCCGGGCCGGCCTACTGGGTCGAGGCCCTCCCGGATCGAGTGGCGGCGGACTCGATCGTGAACCGGCTCGCGAACCATTCCCGCACCATCAACCTGGGCCGCGTCGACATGCGCAAGCTACGCGACGACACCGCCCGCGCCAACAAGGAACACTGGGAATAG
- a CDS encoding recombinase family protein: MRAAIYCRISMDSAGEGLGVERQRQDCIVKAAKLEWDVAGIYVDNDVSASSKKPRPQFERMLADVRSGAIQAIVAYSIDRLTRKPMELEGFINMANDLKLELATTTGEIDLSTPVGRMMARTLGTIAGYETEAMSTRLKRKFLQKAQAGEPHGYAPYGYARTKDSAGIGQDKIHPEYGAVVREAAERILALESLRSVVTDFNARGIHGPKAPLWNSTILRQILLRPTNAGLRQYQGRIIGQSTTEPLYDQATYERLVALLKDPARRSNHVGPGFKYLLSGLALCGLCGGVMRRQIGRTVVSEKTGATKRQPPAYNCSICYKVRRHQEAVDASIVELVVGRLGMPDAIDLFATSDSGVAEKAQSAIDAVNAKDLVVSQMFMAGEITREQLRSMTAASGEARTKAQRMLDTARPSTPLAHLTGGDVQQKWDELDMSAQRDVVARLLTVVIMTAGSGTRYSAEDLVVVWND; encoded by the coding sequence ATGAGAGCTGCGATTTACTGCCGGATTTCCATGGATTCCGCGGGAGAGGGGCTCGGTGTTGAGCGCCAGCGCCAGGACTGCATCGTGAAGGCCGCCAAGCTGGAGTGGGATGTCGCCGGGATTTACGTCGATAACGATGTGAGCGCATCGTCCAAGAAGCCGCGGCCGCAGTTCGAGAGAATGCTAGCGGACGTGCGCTCCGGCGCAATCCAGGCAATCGTCGCGTACTCGATAGACCGGTTGACCCGAAAGCCTATGGAGCTCGAAGGGTTCATCAATATGGCGAATGACCTCAAACTTGAGCTCGCAACTACCACCGGCGAGATTGACTTATCGACCCCCGTCGGCCGGATGATGGCGAGAACCCTCGGGACGATCGCGGGGTACGAGACCGAAGCAATGAGCACAAGGCTGAAGCGCAAATTCCTGCAGAAGGCTCAGGCCGGCGAGCCACACGGATATGCGCCCTACGGATACGCCCGGACCAAGGATTCGGCGGGTATAGGCCAGGACAAAATCCATCCGGAGTATGGGGCCGTCGTCCGAGAAGCAGCCGAACGGATCCTGGCCCTCGAGTCGTTGCGATCCGTCGTCACGGATTTCAACGCCCGCGGGATCCACGGGCCAAAAGCTCCACTCTGGAACTCGACGATCCTCAGACAGATTTTGCTCCGGCCAACCAATGCCGGTCTCCGGCAATACCAAGGCCGAATTATCGGTCAGTCGACCACCGAACCGCTCTATGATCAGGCCACCTACGAACGGCTGGTCGCCCTACTGAAAGACCCGGCGCGACGGTCAAACCATGTCGGCCCGGGGTTCAAGTATCTGTTGTCGGGTCTTGCACTCTGCGGGTTGTGCGGTGGGGTGATGCGCCGGCAGATTGGCAGGACCGTCGTCAGCGAGAAGACCGGTGCAACCAAACGACAGCCGCCGGCGTACAACTGCTCGATCTGTTACAAGGTGAGGAGGCACCAGGAGGCTGTGGACGCCTCTATTGTTGAGCTCGTCGTTGGGCGGCTCGGGATGCCGGATGCGATCGATCTGTTTGCGACCAGTGACAGCGGTGTCGCCGAAAAGGCCCAGTCAGCAATCGACGCCGTCAACGCCAAGGACCTCGTGGTCAGCCAGATGTTCATGGCCGGAGAGATCACGCGGGAGCAACTGCGGAGCATGACGGCAGCCAGCGGCGAGGCTCGAACGAAAGCTCAGCGGATGCTCGATACGGCGCGGCCGTCAACACCTCTTGCCCATCTGACCGGTGGCGACGTTCAACAAAAATGGGATGAGCTGGACATGAGCGCCCAGCGCGATGTGGTGGCCCGACTGCTGACTGTCGTGATCATGACCGCAGGAAGCGGCACCCGGTACAGCGCGGAAGATCTCGTCGTTGTCTGGAATGACTAG
- a CDS encoding recombinase family protein, which translates to MSIIGYARVSTEDQNLDGQLLALNGAGAEKIFQDHGVSGTKTTRPGLDAALAYLRDGDVLLVHRLDRLGRSTLHVLALIQELGGKGVGFRSLTESVDTTTPAGRLLLTLLAGLASMEREVTVERTRAGLAAARARGRIGGRPRALTAAQIELAKIMYARGTAVSAIAAELGCGRSTAYRALEAA; encoded by the coding sequence ATGTCGATCATCGGCTACGCACGAGTCTCCACCGAGGACCAGAACCTCGACGGACAGCTTCTGGCCTTGAACGGAGCAGGCGCCGAGAAGATTTTTCAGGATCACGGAGTCAGCGGCACAAAGACGACCAGGCCTGGACTTGACGCGGCGCTCGCCTACCTCAGAGACGGCGACGTCCTTCTGGTACATCGCCTAGACAGGCTGGGGCGGTCGACTCTTCATGTGCTCGCGTTGATCCAGGAACTGGGGGGTAAGGGCGTCGGCTTCCGATCGCTCACAGAGAGTGTAGACACAACCACTCCCGCGGGGCGACTGCTCCTGACCCTCTTGGCCGGCCTGGCCTCCATGGAGAGGGAAGTGACTGTGGAGCGGACCCGCGCCGGTCTCGCCGCTGCCCGAGCCCGCGGTCGCATCGGTGGTCGTCCGAGGGCGCTGACCGCTGCACAGATCGAGCTGGCCAAGATTATGTATGCCCGAGGCACAGCGGTCTCGGCCATCGCTGCCGAGCTGGGGTGTGGCCGCTCCACGGCCTACCGGGCTCTAGAGGCTGCCTAG
- a CDS encoding TadE/TadG family type IV pilus assembly protein has protein sequence MLRRDFGADRGSSPAEFVLVAALLTVLTLTVLQLALALHVRNTVLDAAAEGARYGSLADTGLDAGTARTRDLIVAALGPAFATDETATYASDGGYPTVRMRVVVPLPLLGLLGPDRSLEVIGRAVVEGSD, from the coding sequence ATGCTGCGCCGCGATTTCGGTGCCGACCGCGGCTCCTCGCCGGCCGAGTTCGTGCTCGTCGCGGCACTCCTGACGGTGCTGACCCTCACCGTGCTTCAACTCGCACTCGCGCTGCACGTGCGCAACACCGTGCTCGATGCCGCCGCCGAGGGCGCCCGTTACGGTTCGCTCGCCGACACCGGCCTGGATGCCGGCACCGCGCGCACCCGGGACCTGATCGTGGCCGCGCTCGGTCCCGCCTTCGCGACCGACGAGACCGCGACCTACGCGAGTGACGGAGGCTACCCGACAGTGCGGATGCGGGTGGTCGTCCCGCTTCCGCTGCTCGGGTTGCTTGGCCCCGATCGGAGCCTGGAGGTGATCGGGCGTGCCGTCGTCGAAGGCTCGGACTGA